A DNA window from Odocoileus virginianus isolate 20LAN1187 ecotype Illinois unplaced genomic scaffold, Ovbor_1.2 Unplaced_Contig_2, whole genome shotgun sequence contains the following coding sequences:
- the GHRL gene encoding appetite-regulating hormone isoform X1: MPGWPQGALSPLPPKPRQARLGTGRAGGPMGPPQPSRLSPRDLTSAVDVSLVGDGSIFSSQGMALSPRMPGCPERQLPVSDKQATLYKDQMATSRHLRPEPQVRLPPAREAMPAPWTICSLLLLSVLWLDLAMAGSSFLSPEHQKLQRKEPKKPSGRLKPRALEGQFDPEVGSQAEGAEDELEIRFNAPFDIGIKLSGAQSLQHGQTLGKFLQDILWEEADGKSLPSLAKLQASPESQCKPA, encoded by the exons ATGCCGGGCTGGCCCCAGGGCGCACTCTCCCCCCTCCCGCCCAAGCCAAGGCAGGCGCGCCTGGGCACAGGAAGGGCAGGTGGCCCCATGGGGCCACCCCAGCCAAGCCGGCTGTCTCCCAGGGATTTGACCTCTGCTGTTGACGTCTCCCTGGTGGGTGATGGAAGCATTTTTAGTTCCCAAGGAATGGCACTCAGCCCCCGGATGCCAGGCTGTCCTGAGAGACAACTGCCAGTTTCAGACAAACAGGCTACCCTATATAAGGACCAGATGGCCACCAGTCGCCACCTCCGCCCGGAACCCCAG GTCCGTCTGCCTCCAGCCAGGGAAGCCATGCCTGCCCCATGGACCATCTGcagcctgctgctgctcagtGTGCTCTGGCTGGACTTGGCCATGGCGGGCTCCAGCTTTCTGAGCCCCGAACATCAGAAACTGCAG AGAAAGGAACCTAAGAAGCCATCAGGCAGACTGAAGCCCCGGGCCCTGGAAGGCCAGTTTGACCCGGAAGTGGGAAGTCAGGCGGAAGGTGCAGAGGACGAGCTGGAAATCCGG TTCAACGCCCCCTTTGACATTGGGATCAAGCTGTCAGGGGCTCAGTCCCTCCAGCATGGCCAGACGCTGGGGAAGTTTCTTCAGGACATCCTTTGGGAAGAAGCCGACGGTAAGTCCTTGCCCAGCTTGGCTAAATTGCAGGCTTCGCCAGAGTCCCAGTGCAAGCCTGCCTAG
- the GHRL gene encoding appetite-regulating hormone isoform X2 translates to MPGWPQGALSPLPPKPRQARLGTGRAGGPMGPPQPSRLSPRDLTSAVDVSLVGDGSIFSSQGMALSPRMPGCPERQLPVSDKQATLYKDQMATSRHLRPEPQVRLPPAREAMPAPWTICSLLLLSVLWLDLAMAGSSFLSPEHQKLQRKEPKKPSGRLKPRALEGQFDPEVGSQAEGAEDELEIRFNAPFDIGIKLSGAQSLQHGQTLGKFLQDILWEEADETLTDE, encoded by the exons ATGCCGGGCTGGCCCCAGGGCGCACTCTCCCCCCTCCCGCCCAAGCCAAGGCAGGCGCGCCTGGGCACAGGAAGGGCAGGTGGCCCCATGGGGCCACCCCAGCCAAGCCGGCTGTCTCCCAGGGATTTGACCTCTGCTGTTGACGTCTCCCTGGTGGGTGATGGAAGCATTTTTAGTTCCCAAGGAATGGCACTCAGCCCCCGGATGCCAGGCTGTCCTGAGAGACAACTGCCAGTTTCAGACAAACAGGCTACCCTATATAAGGACCAGATGGCCACCAGTCGCCACCTCCGCCCGGAACCCCAG GTCCGTCTGCCTCCAGCCAGGGAAGCCATGCCTGCCCCATGGACCATCTGcagcctgctgctgctcagtGTGCTCTGGCTGGACTTGGCCATGGCGGGCTCCAGCTTTCTGAGCCCCGAACATCAGAAACTGCAG AGAAAGGAACCTAAGAAGCCATCAGGCAGACTGAAGCCCCGGGCCCTGGAAGGCCAGTTTGACCCGGAAGTGGGAAGTCAGGCGGAAGGTGCAGAGGACGAGCTGGAAATCCGG TTCAACGCCCCCTTTGACATTGGGATCAAGCTGTCAGGGGCTCAGTCCCTCCAGCATGGCCAGACGCTGGGGAAGTTTCTTCAGGACATCCTTTGGGAAGAAGCCGACG AAACCCTGACTGATGAGTGA